One Vigna unguiculata cultivar IT97K-499-35 chromosome 7, ASM411807v1, whole genome shotgun sequence genomic region harbors:
- the LOC114192674 gene encoding cytochrome P450 76A1-like, which produces MEYEVVSVLVVLAMVVLAMVVRTKVMDGRHRLPPGPRCWPVVGNMFQLGWSPHESFAKLAHKHGPIMRLWLGSMCTVVISSSEVAREMFKNHDVALAGRKIYEAMRGEHGSEGSLVTSQYDSHWRMLRRLCTSEFFVTSRLDAMRGVRAKCVHRMLDLIEEAGEGGTRAVDVGRFVFLMDFNLIGNLVFSEDLLESETERGDRFYYHALKVMEYAGKPNMADFLPFLKWLDPQGIRRKTQFHVNQAFDIAGSFINERMEKGRDGSKESKDYLDVLLAFRGDCSAEPYTFSSRTINVIIFEMFTAGTDTTTSTIEWAMAELVQNPRTLKKVQMELRKKIGPGRKMEEKDMEDLPYLQAVIKETLRLHPPLPLMVPHMAMESCNMLGYDIPKESQILVNVWAIGRDWKVWDAPLLFWPERFLEPNTVVDYKGRHFEFIPFGSGRRMCPAMPLASRVLTLALGSLLHSFDWVLPDGLKPEEMDMTEGMGISLRKAIPLKVIPVPYRGATTANE; this is translated from the exons ATGGAATACGAGGTTGTGAGTGTGTTGGTGGTGTTGGCCATGGTGGTGTTGGCCATGGTGGTGAGGACGAAGGTTATGGACGGAAGGCACCGGCTTCCACCAGGACCAAGATGTTGGCCAGTGGTTGGTAACATGTTCCAACTGGGGTGGTCACCACACGAGTCCTTTGCAAAACTGGCTCATAAACACGGTCCGATCATGAGGCTCTGGCTAGGGTCGATGTGCACGGTGGTTATCTCGTCGAGCGAGGTGGCTCGTGAGATGTTCAAAAACCATGACGTGGCTCTTGCAGGGAGGAAGATTTACGAGGCCATGAGAGGGGAACATGGCAGCGAGGGTTCTCTCGTAACTTCTCAGTACGACTCGCACTGGCGCATGCTGAGACGCTTGTGCACCTCTGAGTTCTTCGTCACGAGTCGCTTAGATGCGATGCGGGGTGTGCGTGCAAAATGTGTACACCGCATGTTGGATTTGATCGAGGAAGCTGGTGAAGGTGGCACACGTGCGGTTGATGTTGGGAGgtttgttttcttgatggattttAACCTTATTGGGAACCTCGTATTCTCGGAGGACTTGTTGGAGTCTGAAACGGAGAGAGGGGATAGGTTTTATTACCATGCACTTAAGGTTATGGAGTATGCTGGGAAGCCAAACATGGCGGATTTCTTGCCATTTCTCAAGTGGCTTGATCCTCAGGGTATAAGGAGGAAGACACAGTTCCACGTAAACCAGGCCTTTGACATTGCAGGATCCTTCATCAATGAAAGGATGGAAAAGGGTCGTGATGGATCCAAGGAAAGCAAAGATTACTTGGATGTTTTGTTGGCCTTTCGTGGGGATTGTTCCGCTGAGCCCTATACCTTTTCTTCAAGAACTATTAACGTTATAATCTTT GAAATGTTCACTGCAGGGACAGACACGACAACGAGCACAATCGAATGGGCGATGGCAGAGCTTGTGCAGAACCCAAGAACGCTAAAGAAAGTGCAGATGGAGTTGAGGAAGAAAATAGGGCCCGGTAGGAAGATGGAGGAAAAGGACATGGAGGATCTTCCCTACCTGCAAGCAGTGATAAAGGAGACACTGAGACTTCACCCACCTCTTCCTCTTATGGTTCCTCATATGGCTATGGAGTCTTGCAACATGCTTGGCTACGATATTCCCAAAGAGTCACAGATTTTGGTGAATGTTTGGGCAATAGGGAGGGACTGGAAAGTGTGGGATGCTCCGTTGTTGTTCTGGCCTGAAAGATTTCTGGAGCCAAACACGGTGGTGGATTACAAAGGACGTCATTTTGAGTTTATACCCTTTGGTTCGGGTCGAAGAATGTGCCCAGCCATGCCACTCGCATCTCGTGTGCTTACCTTGGCATTGGGCTCCCTCTTGCATTCCTTTGATTGGGTTTTGCCAGATGGCCTCAAACCAGAGGAGATGGACATGACTGAGGGAATGGGAATCTCGCTAAGGAAAGCCATTCCTTTGAAAGTCATACCAGTGCCTTATAGAGGAGCTACTACAGCAAATGAATAA
- the LOC114190633 gene encoding protein NRT1/ PTR FAMILY 7.1, whose translation MASSFSANSTNIATNKVIEGDSSYREESVMERSSRADEKKIGGAKVASLLLVNQALATLAFFGVGVNLVLFLTRVLGQDNVSAANNVSKWIGTVYMFSLIGAFLSDSYWGRYLTCTVFQLVFVLGLALSSLSSWRFLINPAGCGDGNTPCKPSSIGDDIFYLSIYLVAFGYGGHQPTLATFGADQYDEKNPKERSAKVAFFCYFYFALNVGSLFSNTVLVYYEDTGKWTMGFLVSLVSAVIAFLAFLLGTPRYRYVKPCGNPVVRVAQVFSAVVRKWKVAPAKAEELFEVEGSQSAIKGSRKIRHTDDFEFMDKAATIKESEEQSSKNPWRLCTVTQVEEAKCVLRMLPVWLCTIIYSVVFTQMASLFVEQGDVMDSYIGSFHLPAASMSAFDICSVLVCTGIYRQILVPLAGKLSGNPKGLSELQRMGIGLIIGMFAMVASGATEIARLRRIIHGQKTSSLSIFWQIPQYVLVGASEVFMYVGQLEFFNGQAPDGIKSFGSSLCMASISLGNYVSSMLVNMVMIITARGQNKGWIPENLNTGHMDRFFFLLAGLAAFDFVLYLLCAKWYKNINVEDGDMEEHEHEHEHDDVNNKV comes from the exons ATGGCCTCTTCTTTCTCTGCCAACTCCACCAATATTGCCACAAACAAG GTAATAGAAGGAGATAGCAGCTACAGAGAGGAATCTGTCATGGAGAGAAGTAGCAGAGCggatgaaaagaaaataggaGGAGCGAAAGTCGCAAGCCTCTTGCTAG TGAATCAAGCACTAGCTACACTAGCCTTCTTTGGAGTGGGAGTGAACTTGGTTCTGTTCCTAACCAGAGTTCTTGGACAAGACAATGTGAGTGCTGCTAATAATGTCAGCAAGTGGATAGGAACTGTTTACATGTTCTCATTGATCGGAGCATTTCTGAGTGATTCATACTGGGGACGATACTTAACCTGCACGGTGTTTCAGCTTGTTTTCGTTCTG GGTTTAGCACTGTCCTCGTTGTCCTCTTGGCGTTTCTTGATCAACCCAGCTGGTTGTGGCGATGGCAATACTCCTTGTAAACCTTCATCAATTGGTGACGACATTTTCTACTTGTCGATATATCTAGTAGCATTTGGTTATGGGGGGCACCAACCCACCTTAGCAACGTTTGGTGCGGACCAATATGATGAGAAAAATCCAAAAGAGAGAAGTGCAAAAGTAGCTTTCTTCTGCTACTTTTACTTTGCCCTCAATGTTGGTTCTTTGTTTTCCAACACTGTACTGGTCTACTACGAGGATACAGGGAAGTGGACAATGGGTTTCTTGGTATCATTGGTCTCCGCTGTCATAGCCTTTTTGGCTTTCTTGCTCGGAACTCCGAGATATAGGTATGTAAAGCCATGCGGAAACCCAGTGGTGAGGGTTGCTCAGGTATTTTCTGCTGTTGTTAGGAAATGGAAGGTTGCTCCAGCAAAAGCAGAAGAACTTTTTGAGGTCGAAGGATCACAATCTGCTATAAAAGGCAGCAGAAAGATTCGGCACACAGATGATTTTGA ATTCATGGACAAGGCAGCGACAATCAAAGAGAGCGAGGAGCAGAGTTCAAAGAATCCATGGCGGCTTTGCACTGTGACACAAGTGGAGGAAGCAAAATGCGTGTTGAGAATGCTACCGGTTTGGCTATGTACCATCATTTACTCAGTAGTGTTTACACAAATGGCTTCTCTTTTTGTTGAGCAAGGGGATGTGATGGACTCGTACATAGGAAGTTTTCATTTGCCAGCAGCGAGCATGTCTGCGTTTGACATCTGCAGTGTCCTTGTATGCACTGGAATCTATCGCCAAATCCTTGTTCCATTAGCAGGAAAACTAAGTGGTAATCCAAAGGGACTGAGTGAGCTTCAAAGAATGGGAATTGGCCTGATCATTGGTATGTTTGCAATGGTTGCATCTGGTGCCACAGAGATTGCAAGACTCAGAAGAATTATTCATGGCCAGAAGACTAGTTCCCTGAGCATATTTTGGCAGATCCCACAGTATGTTCTGGTTGGTGCTTCAGAAGTTTTTATGTATGTTGGTCAATTGGAGTTCTTCAATGGACAAGCCCCTGATGGCATAAAAAGCTTTGGGAGCTCACTTTGCATGGCTTCAATTTCTCTTGGAAACTATGTAAGCAGCATGCTGGTGAACATGGTGATGATAATAACAGCAAGGGGCCAAAACAAAGGTTGGATTCCTGAGAACTTGAACACAGGGCACATGGACAGGTTCTTCTTTCTGCTTGCAGGGTTAGCTGCTTTTGACTTTGTGCTATACTTGTTGTGTGCAAAGTGGTACAAGAACATCAATGTTGAAGATGGTGACATGGAAGAACATGAGCATGAACATGAGCATGATGATGTAAACAACAAGGTTTGA
- the LOC114191462 gene encoding AP2/ERF and B3 domain-containing transcription factor At1g51120-like, with protein sequence MTNRNREGYSDCSEINFAAAFGAMQEDNNAAGALVQKFKGVVPQQNGNWGAQIYANHQRIWLGTFKSEREAAMAYDSASIKLRSGDSHRNFPWNDQTVQEPQFQSHYSTARMLSMIRDGTYPSHFATFLRTRETQQGGVPKHVTLKGHGTEQLCCTQLFQKELTPSDVGKLNRLVIPKKHAVTYFPNVCDGGAESHEENGSVVDVEVAFYDRLMRLWKFRYCYWKSSQSYVFTRGWNRFVKDKKLKAKDTIAFFMCEPVDCRTGEGREAFGLIDVIYNSEERGFGDMICSEEDEETKDENTEKGLRLFGVFIK encoded by the coding sequence ATGACGAACAGAAACAGGGAAGGTTATTCAGATTGCAGCGAGATCAATTTTGCTGCAGCATTTGGCGCCATGCAAGAAGACAATAACGCAGCAGGGGCGTTGGTTCAGAAGTTCAAAGGCGTGGTGCCTCAACAAAACGGGAACTGGGGTGCACAGATATATGCAAACCACCAGAGAATCTGGTTGGGGACTTTCAAATCCGAAAGAGAGGCTGCAATGGCTTATGACAGCGCCAGCATAAAACTCAGAAGCGGAGACAGCCACAGAAACTTTCCATGGAACGATCAAACGGTGCAGGAGCCTCAGTTTCAGAGCCATTACAGCACAGCAAGAATGCTGAGCATGATCAGAGATGGCACCTACCCATCACACTTTGCCACATTTCTGAGAACTCGTGAAACCCAACAAGGTGGTGTTCCGAAGCACGTAACTTTGAAGGGTCACGGCACGGAGCAGCTTTGCTGCACCCAGCTTTTTCAGAAGGAGTTGACACCAAGCGACGTGGGGAAGCTCAACAGGCTTGTCATCCCGAAAAAACATGCAGTCACCTATTTTCCTAACGTGTGTGACGGTGGTGCAGAATCGCATGAAGAAAATGGGAGTGTTGTTGACGTTGAGGTTGCGTTTTATGACAGGCTCATGAGATTGTGGAAATTCCGATACTGCTACTGGAAGAGCAGCCAGAGTTACGTGTTCACAAGAGGGTGGAATCGGTTTGTGAAGGACAAAAAACTGAAGGCTAAGGATACCATTGCGTTTTTCATGTGTGAACCTGTGGATTGCAGAACGGGAGAGGGAAGAGAAGCTTTTGGATTGATTGATGTAATCTATAATTCAGAGGAGAGAGGTTTTGGAGACATGATTTGCAGTGAGGAAGATGAAGAGACCAAAGATGAAAACACCGAAAAGGGTTTGAGACTCTTCGGTGTTTTTATCAAATAG
- the LOC114191084 gene encoding uncharacterized protein LOC114191084, giving the protein MSDNNYSLESFTVESSDGVKLRTRVFKPRTQGNGNLGIVLVHPYSILGGSQGLLRGIASGLALNGYTSATFDMRGVGKSTGRPSLTGFAEVKDVVAVCNWLSNTLSLPRILLVGSSAGAPIAGSAVDQIEKVVGYVSIGYPFGITASILFGRHHKTILQSAKPKLFIMGTQDGFTSVKQLRNKLNSAAGRVETHLIDGVGHFQMEGPAYDAEMVDLIIKFIATL; this is encoded by the exons ATGTCAGACAACAACTACTCGCTGGAGTCGTTCACGGTGGAAAGCAGCGACGGAGTGAAGCTCCGTACGAGGGTGTTCAAGCCACGAACACAAGGAAACGGCAATTTGGGGATCGTTTTGGTGCACCCATATTCCATTTTGGGCGGTTCCCAGGGTCTCCTCAGAGGAATCGCTTCTGGGTTGGCTCTCAATGGTTACACCTCTGCCACCTTTGACATGAGAGGTGTCGGCAAATCCACCGGCAGACCTTCTCTCACTGGTTTCGCTGAAGTTAAGGATGTCGTTGCTGTCTGCAACTGGCTCTCCAACACTCTCTCTCTTCCCAGGATTCTGTTGGTCGGTTCTTCCGCAG GTGCACCTATAGCAGGGTCTGCCGTTGATCAGATTGAAAAAGTCGTTGGCTATGTAAGCATAGGTTACCCATTCGGAATCACTGCCTCAATCCTTTTTGGACGACACCACAAAACCATCCTACAGTCCGCGAAACCAAAACTCTTCATTATGGGAACGCAAGACGGATTCACAAGCGTAAAGCAGCTGAGGAATAAGCTTAATTCTGCAGCAGGACGTGTTGAAACACATCTAATCGATGGTGTAGGTCATTTCCAAATGGAAGGGCCTGCTTATGACGCAGAGATGGTGGATCTCATCATTAAGTTTATTGCAACACTGTGA
- the LOC114191755 gene encoding zinc finger CCCH domain-containing protein 14-like has protein sequence MDHRKRGRSEAAFNVNGAAKKFRPETDSFPTGIGSKSKPCTKFFSTSGCPFGEGCHFLHYVPGGFKAVSQLINVGSDPAIPHVGRNPIPPSFPDGSSPPVVKTRLCNKFNTAEGCKFGDKCHFAHGEWELGRPTAPSYEDPRVMGQMPSSRIGGRVEPPLPAHGAAASFGASATAKISINAALAGAVIGKGGVNSKQICRVTGAKLAVRDHDTDSNLRNIELEGSLDQIKQASAMVHELILNLSSASGPPMKTFTTQTSAPTSNFKTKLCENFAKGSCTFGERCHFAHGTDDLRKTGI, from the exons GGCGCCGCCAAGAAATTCAGGCCAG AAACGGACTCCTTTCCAACTGGTATAGGAAGCAAATCGAAGCCATGCACAAAGTTTTTCAG CACCTCTGGCTGTCCATTTGGTGAAGGATGTCATTTCCTGCATTATGTTCCTGGTGGCTTCAAAGCAGTCTCTCAGCTGATCAATGTGGGAAGCGATCCTGCTATTCCTCATGTTGGTAGAAATCCTATTCCACCATCCTTCCCTGATGGGTCATCTCCTCCAGTTGTTAAAACCCGATTGTGCAACAAGTTTAATACGGCTGAGGGTTGCAAATTTGGTGACAAATGTCACTTTGCCCATGGTGAGTGGGAGCTTGGCAGGCCTACGGCCCCATCATACGAAGATCCCCGTGTTATGGGACAAATGCCAAGCAGCAGGATAGGTGGACGTGTGGAGCCCCCACTTCCAGCTCATGGTGCAGCTGCCAGCTTTGGAGCCTCGGCCACTGCAAAAATTAGTATCAATGCTGCATTAGCTGGAGCAGTGATTGGAAAAGGTGGCGTCAACTCAAAGCAAATTTGTCGTGTAACAGGAGCTAAACTTGCCGTAAGGGATCACGACACGGATTCTAACCTCAGAAACATCGAACTTGAAGGCAGTCTTGATCAGATCAAACAAGCCAGTGCAATGGTACATGAACTTATTTTAAATCTCAGTTCTGCCTCTGGGCCTCCAATGAAGACCTTTACTACACAGACTTCTGCCCCGACAAGCAACTTCAAGACCAAGCTCTGCGAAAACTTCGCTAAAGGTTCCTGCACTTTTGGGGAAAGGTGTCACTTCGCTCATGGAACTGATGATTTGCGCAAGACCGGAATATGA
- the LOC114190145 gene encoding non-structural maintenance of chromosomes element 4 homolog A-like isoform X1 has protein sequence MKRSRRGNADAEVDADGEGGANNKAASEQNPATRRVIRSQFLKLKTLISEKKDDLMNTESDNFDNILDEFDKLHDQVEKPREQVADAEALLDLTRTLLGSVRTLANEGVTPSQFVSSLLIRYGQGQGQDSIDWQKLGLAVSPMFLSVHGSSTMLGPMDNEIKKRRIGVRKQRDPRALVTTRPEQLDEAGAVGKTDTDKNMATMFDILRKTKRVRLENLIINRKSFSQTVENLFSLSFLVKDGRAEISLDENRCHYVSPKNAPAANLVSSKEVSYGHFVFRYDYQDWKLMKDVVPEGEELMPHRVQCATLADPQERMGVDDSQPTLALTPIRKLSRNRGLVVQEESVVEETPECDEEKASREGAIRRCKRKLH, from the exons ATGAAACGTTCGCGCAGAGGCAATGCCGATGCCGAAGTGGATGCCGACGGCGAGGGAGGTGCCAACAATAAAGCGGCGAGCGAGCAGAACCCCGCCACTCGCAGGGTCATACGCTCCCAGTTCCTCAAACTCAAGACTCTCATCAGCG AGAAAAAAGATGATTTGATGAACACTGAGTCCGACAACTTCGACAACATTTTGGACGAGTTCGACAAGTTACACGACCAAG TTGAGAAGCCCAGAGAGCAGGTTGCAGATGCAGAGGCACTCTTGGATCTGACGCGCACTCTGTTAGGATCTGTTAGGACTTTGGCGAACGAGGGTGTCACTCCTTCACAATTTGTTTCCTCTTTGCTCATACGCTATGGCCAAGGTCAAGGCCAAGATTCAATCGATTGGCAGAAACTTGGCCTTGCGGTGTCCCCAATGTTCCTCTCCGTTCATGGCTCTTCTACCAT GCTTGGACCTATGGACAACGAAATCAAGAAACGAAGAATCGGAGTGCGCAAACAACGTGATCCTCGCGCACTCGTAACTACTAGACCCGAACAG CTTGATGAGGCTGGTGCGGTGGGAAAAACTGATACtgacaaaaacatggcaacGATGTTTGACATCTTGAGGAAGACAAAACGTGTCCGacttgaaaatttaattatcaacaGAAAGTCTTTTTCTCAGACCgtggaaaatttattttctctgtCATTCCTTGTAAAAGATGGTCGTGCTGAGATCAGTCTCGATGAAAATCGTTGCCACTATGTTT CTCCTAAAAATGCCCCAGCTGCTAATTTAGTATCATCAAAAGAAGTTTCTTATGGTCATTTTGTATTCAGATATGATTACCAAGATTGGAAG CTTATGAAAGATGTTGTGCCGGAAGGGGAAGAGTTGATGCCACATCGGGTTCAATGTGCTACCCTTGCTGACCCTCAGGAAAGGATGGGTGTGGACGATTCCCAACCTACTTTGGCTTTAACACCTATCAGGAAGCTATCGCGGAATCGAGGACTGGTTGTGCAGGAAGAAAGTGTTGTAGAAGAAACTCCTGAATGTGACGAAGAAAAGGCTTCCAGAGAAGGGGCTATTCGTAGGTGTAAGCGTAAACTTCATTGA
- the LOC114190145 gene encoding non-structural maintenance of chromosomes element 4 homolog A-like isoform X2, producing MPMPKWMPTAREVPTIKRRASRTPPLAGSYAPSSSNSRLSSAVEKKDDLMNTESDNFDNILDEFDKLHDQVEKPREQVADAEALLDLTRTLLGSVRTLANEGVTPSQFVSSLLIRYGQGQGQDSIDWQKLGLAVSPMFLSVHGSSTMLGPMDNEIKKRRIGVRKQRDPRALVTTRPEQLDEAGAVGKTDTDKNMATMFDILRKTKRVRLENLIINRKSFSQTVENLFSLSFLVKDGRAEISLDENRCHYVSPKNAPAANLVSSKEVSYGHFVFRYDYQDWKLMKDVVPEGEELMPHRVQCATLADPQERMGVDDSQPTLALTPIRKLSRNRGLVVQEESVVEETPECDEEKASREGAIRRCKRKLH from the exons ATGCCGATGCCGAAGTGGATGCCGACGGCGAGGGAGGTGCCAACAATAAAGCGGCGAGCGAGCAGAACCCCGCCACTCGCAGGGTCATACGCTCCCAGTTCCTCAAACTCAAGACTCTCATCAGCGGTAG AGAAAAAAGATGATTTGATGAACACTGAGTCCGACAACTTCGACAACATTTTGGACGAGTTCGACAAGTTACACGACCAAG TTGAGAAGCCCAGAGAGCAGGTTGCAGATGCAGAGGCACTCTTGGATCTGACGCGCACTCTGTTAGGATCTGTTAGGACTTTGGCGAACGAGGGTGTCACTCCTTCACAATTTGTTTCCTCTTTGCTCATACGCTATGGCCAAGGTCAAGGCCAAGATTCAATCGATTGGCAGAAACTTGGCCTTGCGGTGTCCCCAATGTTCCTCTCCGTTCATGGCTCTTCTACCAT GCTTGGACCTATGGACAACGAAATCAAGAAACGAAGAATCGGAGTGCGCAAACAACGTGATCCTCGCGCACTCGTAACTACTAGACCCGAACAG CTTGATGAGGCTGGTGCGGTGGGAAAAACTGATACtgacaaaaacatggcaacGATGTTTGACATCTTGAGGAAGACAAAACGTGTCCGacttgaaaatttaattatcaacaGAAAGTCTTTTTCTCAGACCgtggaaaatttattttctctgtCATTCCTTGTAAAAGATGGTCGTGCTGAGATCAGTCTCGATGAAAATCGTTGCCACTATGTTT CTCCTAAAAATGCCCCAGCTGCTAATTTAGTATCATCAAAAGAAGTTTCTTATGGTCATTTTGTATTCAGATATGATTACCAAGATTGGAAG CTTATGAAAGATGTTGTGCCGGAAGGGGAAGAGTTGATGCCACATCGGGTTCAATGTGCTACCCTTGCTGACCCTCAGGAAAGGATGGGTGTGGACGATTCCCAACCTACTTTGGCTTTAACACCTATCAGGAAGCTATCGCGGAATCGAGGACTGGTTGTGCAGGAAGAAAGTGTTGTAGAAGAAACTCCTGAATGTGACGAAGAAAAGGCTTCCAGAGAAGGGGCTATTCGTAGGTGTAAGCGTAAACTTCATTGA